The Dokdonia sp. 4H-3-7-5 genomic interval CACGCACCGAAGCTTCTCGTGATTGCATTATCACTCGTCTTTGCTGGAGCAGTAGGTAATATTATAGATTCCCTTATCTATGGATCTATTTTTAGCGAGAGTACTACGAGTCAGATTGCGACTTTTATGCCAGAAGGTGGTGGGTATGCAGACCCTCTCTTCGGAAAAGTGGTAGACATGCTGTATTTCCCGTTTATTCAAGATGCAATGTGGCCAGAATGGGTTCCATTTTTAGGTGGTAAAACATTTACCTTCTTTAATGCTATCTTCAATATAGCAGATATGGCAATAAGCACTGGAGTAGGAATACTGCTTGTATTTAATAAAAGAGTATTTCCTCAGGACGAGAAAGATAATAAGGCAGCAGCTTAAGCCATTTCCTTTTTAAAGACCGCTGCTAGGTCGTCAAGACCAATAGGTTTTACTAAGAAGTCTTTTACTAGATTAAATTCTTGAGATCGCTTTATATCAATAGGATTTATAGACGAGCTTACAATGTATAGCGTGCTATTTTTAAGCGCTGGAAAATTGTACTTACTGAGCTCTTCTAGAAATTTCCATCCATCCATAACTGGCATATTGAGGTCCAATAGTATAATCTGCGGGATAGCTTGTTCCTCTTTATGTAAAAATGTTTTGACGAAGTAATCAAGAGCTTCTTCACCATTTTTAAAAACGATAAGATCTTTTGCAAGTTTACGTATGTCTATCACCTTTGTGATTAAACTTACATACATCTCATCGTCGTCAATTATACATGCTATTTCTATCGGATATTCTGCCATTGTTAATGGTGTGTGCTAGTTTAATCTAATGTCACTATAAATTTTGATCCCTTACCTACTTTACTTTCCACGTTAATTTCGCCGCCCATTGCCTCTACTTCATTACGAGTGAGAAACAAGCCTAGACCCAAGGCATCATCATTACCGTGAAAAGTTTTATAGATTTTAAAAAGCTCTTCTCCATGCTTCTTTAGATCAATCCCTAATCCATTATCTTTTACTAGAAGGTGTACTTTACCATTCTCCTCATAGGTATATAAAGAGATTTCTGGATCACGATCTGGGTGCTTATAACGTATTGCGTTTGTAATTAAGTTTTGTAAAATACTTTCTAGATATGCTTCGATGTATGGAATCTCTTCTACTTCTGAGAAATCTGTGTACATCACGACCTTATTTTCTCTAATTGTTTGCAATAGTCCAGCGACCACGCGATTATATACATCTTGAATTACAACCTTATCTCTTGTTTTACTTGCAACGCTGTGTACGCTTACTATCTTATTGAGATGTCTTAATGTAACATCTAGACTCTTTCCAATCTTTGTGAAATTTTGAAGTAATTCGTTTTGGTCTGCACTTAGATTTGAGCTATCAAATAGCGCTGCAGACATTTGTAAGTTTCCAACTTGAGATCTTAAATTATGAGAAATGATATGAGCAAAATCGTACAGCCGCGAGTTATGTCCCTGTATTAATCTAAAAGACTGTTCTAACTGTTCTTCACGAAGCTTCTCCTCATGAATATTTTGAAAAACTCCTCGTATACCAATAATTTCCTTATCATTATCTCTAAGAGGACGTCCACTTGCTTTTGCCCAGAATATTTCTCCATCATAGGTTCTCATCTTTACATGAGTAGAAAATGATTTTCCTTGAGCACAATCAAAAAAGAGTGCTGTGGCTTTGTCCATATGCTCCTCTGCATAAAAATTAAAACCAGTATTTAATGTGGGCTTATAATCTTTAGGTACGTTAAGAATATTTCTTGCTTGCTCATCAAAGAAGCTCTTTTTATTCTTAAAATCGACACTCCATCCTCCTGCTCCCGTAAGTTCAGAAATCTGTTTATAGTAGAAATTATCCATCGAAAAATAATCAGAAGTACTCGCAGCATTTTTTTCTACGGTAGCATTCTTTTTTCCCTTTAAAGACAATCTAGATAAATTCATCACTATAAGTTATATAGCTATGAATATACCATAATATTCATAATTTTTTAAAAACTATATATCTTTTTCGGTGAAATACAGCGATTTATGCCGATGTCTTGTGTGTTTATATCGATTAAGTGCTCTTCTGGCTCAAAATAGCTAAGACCAATTTTTATAACATCTGGCTTGCATTGAGCAAGAAAACGGTCATAAAAACCTTTACCGTACCCTATACGATTACCCTGCTTATCATAAGCGAGAAGTGGGATAAATACAACATCAAGTTTAGACGCAGGTATTTCTATTCCGTCTTCAGGTTCTGGTATTCCGTAATCATTAACCACTATTTTAGTGCTATCTGTGAGCAAATAATGAGATAGCGTATTTTCCTCAAAATTTGACTTTGAGATGATAACATTCTTGTCTTTTCCTCCTAGAATGGAGAGTAGATACTGAGTATCTATTTCGCGTAAGCGGTCTATTGGAAGGAAAATATGATAGTAATCATGATTCCATATATCCATAGAGAGCGCTTGATTTGCGATTTCTAAACTTCTCTCGTCACGCTCACCTTGTGTGAGTGCTGCTCTTAAGTCTTTATACTTTTTTCTAAGCTCCTGCTTGGTCATCGTTAGGTGTGCGGTCTATAGATATATTAAAAATTGCGTCTCCTTGATAGACTAGCGATGCCTCGTTTACATTAATCACGTATCCTTCGTTTTTTGCCTTTACAACATGACGAAATTTACCGTACGGATCTGTGATTGTGGCTATATGCTGGCCTACAGATAGCCGCTCACCACAACTCACTTTAGTATGTAATAATCCAGAATATTGCGCTCTAAGCCACGTAATAGCATCTACCGTTACAGATTCTTTTAAAACTTCTGGAACCTCAAAATTAGCACCAAGCATTTTTAGATGGTCTAATATTCTCATAGTTCCAAAAACACCTAATCGTGCAATTTCCTTGTCACTTACTTTAGACTTCCCGCCCTCAAAAAGAATCACTGGTTTTCCCATTCTTGCACAAGTGGCTCTATATGATTTTGGTATCATTTTAGAGTGCAAAGTAAATGGTGCGTTAAAGATAGACCCATACTTTAAAGATGTCTCATCTGAGGGTTCTATGCGTACTTGTGCAACATTAAATCTAGATGCTCCACCGGTGTGAAAATCCAAACATATATCTGCTACAGGTAATATTTTCTTTACAAATTGATAGGCAAACCTGCTAGCAAGTGATCCTCTTGGATTTCCTGGGAATACGCGGTTGAGATCT includes:
- a CDS encoding response regulator; this encodes MAEYPIEIACIIDDDEMYVSLITKVIDIRKLAKDLIVFKNGEEALDYFVKTFLHKEEQAIPQIILLDLNMPVMDGWKFLEELSKYNFPALKNSTLYIVSSSINPIDIKRSQEFNLVKDFLVKPIGLDDLAAVFKKEMA
- a CDS encoding lipoprotein signal peptidase, whose protein sequence is MSLKKVALIVFLILLVDQVLKVYIKTNFYLRESIQVFGMDWFQIFFVENQGAAWGVELPGKYGKITLSLFRLIIAPVIGYYLYKSAVNHAPKLLVIALSLVFAGAVGNIIDSLIYGSIFSESTTSQIATFMPEGGGYADPLFGKVVDMLYFPFIQDAMWPEWVPFLGGKTFTFFNAIFNIADMAISTGVGILLVFNKRVFPQDEKDNKAAA
- a CDS encoding PAS domain-containing sensor histidine kinase — encoded protein: MNLSRLSLKGKKNATVEKNAASTSDYFSMDNFYYKQISELTGAGGWSVDFKNKKSFFDEQARNILNVPKDYKPTLNTGFNFYAEEHMDKATALFFDCAQGKSFSTHVKMRTYDGEIFWAKASGRPLRDNDKEIIGIRGVFQNIHEEKLREEQLEQSFRLIQGHNSRLYDFAHIISHNLRSQVGNLQMSAALFDSSNLSADQNELLQNFTKIGKSLDVTLRHLNKIVSVHSVASKTRDKVVIQDVYNRVVAGLLQTIRENKVVMYTDFSEVEEIPYIEAYLESILQNLITNAIRYKHPDRDPEISLYTYEENGKVHLLVKDNGLGIDLKKHGEELFKIYKTFHGNDDALGLGLFLTRNEVEAMGGEINVESKVGKGSKFIVTLD
- a CDS encoding succinylglutamate desuccinylase/aspartoacylase family protein; translation: MPKIDENNILTILGKQVIPGESATINFNIAKLYTATSVEVPIIIERAKKPGPVILITSGIHGDEINGVEIVRQLIAKKINKPKRGTIICVPVVNIFGFLDMKRTFPDGRDLNRVFPGNPRGSLASRFAYQFVKKILPVADICLDFHTGGASRFNVAQVRIEPSDETSLKYGSIFNAPFTLHSKMIPKSYRATCARMGKPVILFEGGKSKVSDKEIARLGVFGTMRILDHLKMLGANFEVPEVLKESVTVDAITWLRAQYSGLLHTKVSCGERLSVGQHIATITDPYGKFRHVVKAKNEGYVINVNEASLVYQGDAIFNISIDRTPNDDQAGA
- a CDS encoding 5-formyltetrahydrofolate cyclo-ligase, producing the protein MTKQELRKKYKDLRAALTQGERDERSLEIANQALSMDIWNHDYYHIFLPIDRLREIDTQYLLSILGGKDKNVIISKSNFEENTLSHYLLTDSTKIVVNDYGIPEPEDGIEIPASKLDVVFIPLLAYDKQGNRIGYGKGFYDRFLAQCKPDVIKIGLSYFEPEEHLIDINTQDIGINRCISPKKIYSF